Part of the Sphingobium sp. TKS genome is shown below.
GCCTCGGACGGCGGCGCCTGGGCGATGGACCCGGCGGTCGCCTACAAGACCTATTTCGCGCCGCAGGGCATCGGCGCCGACGTGATCGCCACCAAGTTCGGCATCAGCCGCGACGATGTCGACGCCTATGCCGTGGAAAGCCAGAAGCGCGCCAAGGCCGCCTGGGATGAGAAGCGCTTCGCCAGATCGATCGTGCCGGTGAAGGATATCATCGGGCAGGTCGTCCTCGACCATGACGAGCATATGCGGCCGGATGCGACGATGCAGTCCCTGGCCGCGCTCAAGCCGAGTTTCACGGCGCTGGGTGAGGACATGCCGGGCTTCGACACCATCGCCCTCCTCCGCTATCCCGAACTGGAAAAGGTCAATCACGTCCACCATGCCGGCAACAGCAGCGGCATTGTCGACGGCGCTGCGGCAGTGTTGGTCGGCAATCGGGAGATGGGCGAGAAATATGGGCTGAAGCCCCGCGCCCGGATCAAGGCCATGGCCTCCATCGGGTCGGAGCCGCTGATCATGCTGACCGGGCCGGAATTCGTGGCGGGCAAGCTGCTGAACCGGGCGGGCATGAGCAGGTCCGACATCGACCTGTGGGAACTCAACGAAGCCTTCGCCAGCGTGGTGCTGCGCTACATGCAGGCGATGGACCTCGATCATGGCAAGATCAACGTCAATGGCGGCGCGATCGCCATGGGCCATCCGCTGGGCGCGACCGGGGCAATGGTGCTGGGCACGGCGCTGGATGAGCTGGAACGCACCGGCAAGGGCACGGCGCTCATCAACCTGTGCGTCGGTGCGGGCATGGGCACGGGCATCATCATCGAGCGCGTTTGAACATTGGAGCCGTTCGTCCTGAGTAGCCATTGAGCCCGTCGAAATGGCGTATCGAAGGATCAATGCTTCGATACGGGTCTTCGACAAGCTCAGCCCCTACTCAGCACGTACGGAGGTAGGAAAGGTTGCCTCAAATGCAGACCATCAATTTCGACATCGACGCCGACGGCGTCGCCACGCTGACCATCGACGTGCCCGATCAGTCGATGAACGTCATCGGCCCGGATTTCCTGGCCGATCTGGACGCCGCGATCACGCGCATTTCTTCCGAGGACGCCATCAAGGGCGCGGTCATTGCATCGGGCAAGGACAGCGGCTTCATGGCGGGCATGGACCTTAAATATTTCGGCTCCATGCTGGTGAGCGAGAATGGCCAAAAGGACAATGCGCACCCCTCCCCCGCCGAAATATTCGACAAGGTTTTCGTGCTGAACCAGTTGTTCCGCAGGCTCGAAACCTGCGGCAAGCCGGTCGCCTGCGCCATTGAGGGCACCTGTGTCGGCGGCGGGTTCGAACTGGCGCTGGCCTGTCATCGGCGGATCGTGGGCGACAGCCCCAAGACCCAGCTTGGCCTGCCCGAAATCCTGATCGGCCTGTTCCCCGGCGGCGGCGGTTCGCAGCGTCTGCCGCGCATCATGGGCGTGCAGGCGTCGCTCATGTACATGTTGCAGGGCAAGCTGTTCCGCCCGGCTGAGGCTGCGATGATGAAGGTCGTGGACGAGGTGGTGCCGCAGGGAACTGCGGTGGCGAAGGCTAGGGAGTGGGTGAAGGCCAATCCGTCCGCCTCCGTGCAACCATGGGACCAGAAGGGCTTCAAATTCCCCGGTGGCGCGGGCGGGTTCAATCCGGCCTTCGTGCAGACCATGGCGGGCGCGCTGCCGATGACGCTCAAGCAGACGCAGCGGAACATGAACGCGCCGATCGCGCTGCTCTCGGCGGTCTATGAGGGCGCTTTCCTGCCCATCGACCGGGCGATCCGGGTCGAGAGCAAATATTTCGCCAAGGTCGCCGCCGATCCACAGGCGGCGAACATGATCCGCAGCCTGTTCGTCAACAAGCAGGCGGCGGAACGCGGTGCGCGGCGGCCCAAGGGTGAGGCCAGGGCGCCGACGAAGAAGCTCGCCATGCTGGGCGCGGGCATGATGGGCGCGGGCATCGCCACCGTGGCGGCGCAAGCGGGCATCGAGGTCGTTCTGTTCGACCGCGATCAGGCCTATGCCGAAAAGGGCAAGGCGCATGTCGAGGACGTGCTGAAGAAGCGGCTGGGCCGGGGCATGACGCCCGAGAAGATGGCGGAGACGCTGGCCCGCGTGACGCCGACGACCGACTATGCCGCGCTGGCTGGAGCGGACTTCGTAATCGAGGCGGTGTTCGAGGATGTCGCGATCAAGGCGGAGGTGACCAAGAAGGTCGAGGAAGTGCTGGGCGCGGACAAGATTTTCGGGTCCAACACCTCCACCTTGCCGATCACCAAACTCGCCAAGGCGTGGAGCAAGCCGGAGAATTTCATCGGCATCCACTTCTTCTCGCCGGTCGAGAAAATGCCGCTGGTCGAGATCATCCTCGGCAAGCAAACCGGGCCTGCGGCGATCGCCAAGGCGCTGGATTTCGTGAGCCAGATCAAGAAGACGCCCATCGTCGTCAATGATTCGCGTGGCTTCTACACCTCGCGCTGCTTCGGCACCTATGTGCAGGAAGGCGTGGAGATGGTGGCGGAGGGGATCAACCCCGCACTTATCGAAAATGCCGGGCGGCAATTGGGGATGCCGGTGGGGCCGCTGGCCGTAGGCGATGAGGTGTCCATCGAACTGGGCCACAAGATCGTTGTCGCCGCGCAGAAGGAACTGGGCGACGCCTATGTCGCGCAGCCGTCCGACGCGGTGATGGCGCAGATGATCGAACTGGGACGCCTTGGCCGCAAGAGCGCCAAGGGCTGGTACGACTATCCCGAAGGCGGAAAGAAGCATCTGTGGCCGGGGCTGGAGGAGATGTTCCCCCGCGCCGCCGTGCAGCCCGATGTCGAGGAAGTGAAGGAGCGGCTGCTTTATCGCCAGCTCGTCGAATGCGCCCGATGCTTCGAGGAAGGCGTGCTGGAGACGCCGGAGGATGGCGATATCGGCGCGATCTTCGGCTGGGGCTTCGCGCCCTATACCGGCGGGCCGTTCAGCCATATGGACACGGTCGGCATCGGTCATGTGGTGGCCGTGCTGGAGCGGCTGGCGGCAACGCATGGCGACCGTTTCGCGCCGACCGTGCAGTTGCAGGACATGGCGGCGAGCGGCGCGACTTTCTATCGCCCCGTTTCGTCCCGCGCCGCGGCATGAATGGGGTGTAAATCGTTGGATTAGTGGTTTAGGCCTTCCCGAACATTTCCGGGGAGGCCTTTTTTTTGAGGGTCTCCTGTCGAAAATGAATAACGTGCTCCTGCGAAGGCAGGAGCCCAGTTCAGACGGCGGGACTGGACTCCTGCCTTCGCAGGAGCACGTTGCAGCTAAGACAGACAGGGCGAAATATATGAGCGAAAAGCCGACGGTTCTGGTGACGGGTGGGGCCGGCTATATTGGCAGCCACGCCGTTCTGGCGCTGCGGGATGCGGGCTATGGCGTCGTGGTGATCGACAATCTGGTGACGGGCTTTCGCTGGGCGGTGCCGGACGATGTGGCGTTCGTTCAGGGCGATATTGCCGATCAGCCATTGGTGCAGCAGACTTTGCGCGACCATGGGGTGAAGGCCGTCATGCATTTCGCCGGATCGGTGGTGGTGCCGGAATCGGTCGAGAATCCGCTGAAATATTATCATAACAACAGCGCCAAGACCCGCGACCTGATCGAGAGCGTCGTGACGGTCGGCGTGCCGCATTTCATCTTTTCCTCGACAGCGGCGACCTATGGCATTCCGGAGGAAAGCCCGGTCAAGGAAACGACGCCGCAGCGGCCGATCAATCCCTATGGCATGTCGAAGCTGATGACCGAATATATGCTGCGCGACGTGAGCGCGGCGCATGCGATGAATTTCTGCGCGCTGCGTTATTTCAACGTGGCGGGCGCCGATCCGGCGGGGCGGACCGGGCAGTCGACGGCGGGCGCGACGCATCTGATCAAGGTCGCGGTCGAGGCCGCATTGGGCAAGCGGAGCCATGTTTCGGTGTTCGGCGCCGACTTCGACACGCCCGATGGAACCGGCGTGCGCGATTATATCCATGTCACCGATCTGGCGGCGGCCCATGTACTGGCGCTGGAGGCGCTGATGGCGAAGCCGGAGCAGAATTATCTGCTCAATTGCGGCTATGGCCGCGGTTTTTCCGTGCTGGAGGTGCTGGACGCGGTGGACCGGGTGACGAACCTGAAGATCGACCGGCGGATGGAAGGGCGGCGCGCGGGCGATCCGGATGCGCTGATCTCCGACAATCGGGCGATCATGGGGGAATTTCCCTGGAAGCCGCAATATGCCGATCTGGACCAGATCGTGACCCACGCCCTCGCCTGGGAACGCAAGCTGACGGAGATTCGGGGCGAATGAGCGCGGAGTCCGTTCGGGCCTTTTTCTCCACCCATGCGCCGGATGTCGCCATCATCGACCAGGGGGTGAGCACCGCCACGGTCAATGAGGCCGCGGAGGCTTTGGGCGTGGTTCCCGCCCGGATCGCCAAGACCCTGTCGCTGCGTGTAGGGGATGAGGTCGCGCTGGTGGTGGCGCGGGGCGATGCGCGGTTGCATAATGGCAAGGCCAAGGCCGCGCTGGGAGCCAAGCCGCGCATGCTGGGGCTGGAGGAGGTCGAGGGATTGACGGGCCATCCGGTCGGCGGCGTGTGCCCCTTTGGATTGGCGGCGCCGCTGCCCATCTATTGCGACGTATCGTTGCGCGATTTCGACACCGTGTTTCCGGCGGCGGGATCGCGGACGACTTCGGTGGAACTGACGCCGGAGCGGCTGGCCGAACTGACCTGCGCGCGGTGGATCGATATTTGCACCCTTCCGGAAGGGAATTAAACGCTCATGCCTACCGAACATCTTTTCGTCGATGGCGCGCTGGCGGCGGCGGACATGGCGCGGCGGATCGCCATGATCCTGGGCGACGCCATCGCGGCGCGGGGCGTGGCGACGATCGCGCTTTCGGGCGGGCGATCGCCAAGGCCCGTTCTGGAGGCGCTATCGGACGTGGCGCTCGATTGGGACAAGGTGATCGTGACGCTGGTCGATGAGCGATGGGTCGCGCCCGACCATGCCGACAGCAATGAGCGGTTGGTTCGCGAAACGCTGTTGCAGGGGAAGGCTGCGGCGGCGCGCTTCGTGCCGATGAAGAATGACGCGGCGGACGCCTATGCCGGGCAGGCCGGATGCGAGGCGGCTTTTGCGGCCCTGCCCTGGCCGCTCGACATCGTGCTGCTGGGTATGGGCGAGGATGGGCATACCGCCTCGCTGTTTCCGGCGGCGAAGGAACTGGCCGAGGGGCTTTCGACCGAAGCCTTGACGCTGGCGGTCACGCCGCCTGCCGCGCCGCATCAGCGCATGTCGCTGAGTGCGAAGGCGATCCTGGCGAGCAGGCATGTGTTCCTGCAAATCGGCGGGGCGGCGAAGAAGGCGGTTTATGATCGGGCGCTGGCGGACGGGCCTGTCGAGGAACTGCCGATCCGGGTGGCGCTTTGCCAGCATGCGGTGTCGGTCGAGGTCTGGATTTCGGAGTGAGTTTTCAATCGCGGGGTTTCTGTTTCGAGAAGAGATAGCGCCATACGCCGACCAGATTGATCGCAAGCAGCGCGATGTTCTGAAAGCCTATGCCCTCGCTGTCCTTGGCGAGGAAACCCCAGCCGATCAGCGCGATCGAGGATGTCACGAACAACACGAACGCCCAGCCGGTGATGCGGCGGCCCAGGTTCAGCGATACGATCAGGGCGGCGATGGTGGCGGCGGCGGCGCCATAATATTGCAGCGCGTCGAGGATGGTTTCGTTCACGTCTTTCCCAACGCGGCGATTGTGACAAGGTTGCGGGGCGGGTAAGAGGCGGCGCATGGTTGCCAACATCGATCCTTTTCACGCCATCGCCATCAGCCGGGAAGCGCACAAGCTGGAGGCCGAGGGGCGATCCATCCTGCATATGGAGTTCGGCCAGCCTTCGACCGGGGCGCCGTCCGCCGCCATTGCCGAGGCCCATGCCGTGCTGGACAGCGACCCCATGGGCTATTGGGAAAGCCCGGCGCTGAAGGAACGGATCGCGCTGCATTATCGCGAACGCTATGGCGTGGCGGTGGAGGCGGAGCAGATATTGCTCACCTGCGGCGCGTCGCCGGGGCTGGTGCTGGCGCTGACCAGCCTGTTCGCGCCGGGTGCCAGGGTGGCGACGGCGCGGCCGGGCTATGTGGCGTATCGCAACACGCTGAAGGCGCTTTATCTGGAACCGCTGGAGGTCGATTGCGGGCCGGCGGAGCGCTATCAGATCAGTGCGGCGGCGCTGGAGGCTTTGGAGCCGGCGCCCGACGGGGCCATCATCGCCAGCCCGGCCAATCCCACCGGGACTATCATTCCGGCGGAGGAAATGGCGCGAATCGCGGAAGTTTGCCGGGCACGCGGCATCAGGATCGTGTCGGACGAGATTTATCATGGCCTGAGTTACGGCGAGCCGGCGCGGTCGATGCTGGAATTCGCGCCGGACGCGGTCATCGTGAACAGCTTTTCCAAATATTTTTCCATGGCCGGGTGGCGGCTGGGCTGGGTGGTGTTTCCACCGGAGCTGATCGACACGGCGCGGGCGCGGATGGGCAATTTGTTCCTGACGCCGCCTTCCCTTGCGCAGCATGCGGGTCTGAAAGCCTTTGACTGCATCGATGAGCTGGAGCGGCATGTCGCGACCTACCGGCGGAATCGGGAGCTGCTGCTGGCGGCCCTGCCCGCGCTGGGATTGAAGGAGATCGCGCCGCCGGATGGTGCCTTCTACATTTATGCGGATGTCGGGCATCTGACCAATGACAGCCTGTCCTTCTGCCAGAAATTGCTGCGCGAAACCGGCGTGGCGACGGCGCCGGGGATCGATTTCGATCCGGTCGACGGGCATCGGCACATCCGTTTCAGCTTCGCCGTTTCGACCGATCGGGTGGAGGACGCCATTGCCCGCATGATTCCCTGGTTCGATGCACAGGGCGCGGCAAGAGATTGATCCATTCCCAATAAGAATGAAAATTTATCTGGTATAATAATGATTTGCGGTTAATCGCTGCGGCGCGACCCGAAGCTTTTACATTGTGAAAGCTCACCTGCCCGGCAGCCACGGCTGTCGGGCTCTTTTTGCTCGCCAGTGCGCAAAACAACGAACCCTTTAGGGTTCGCAAGGCCGAACGGCCGCCCGAGCTTATGCGAGGATAGCCAAGCCGACGGATGTCGGCGCCGGCGCCCGAGGCCTAAAAAATATGGTGCGGGCGGTCGGAATCGAACCGACACTCCTTTCGGAACCGGATTTTGAGTCCGGCGCGTCTACCAGTTTCACCACGCCCGCGTGCCCTTTACCGCGTTTTCTTAAGCCAGAAGATGATTCCATCATCCTTGAAAACGCTAGGGTGGAGCGCCAATGGCAAAATCGGCGGCCAGCGTCCAGCCAAAAATCAACGGTTTCATCTTCTCGCGGTTGCGAGATGAACCTCGCGGCGATAGCCTGCTTGCGTAACGAGCGCCGCAGGGTATAAAGGCGGCATCGTGCAGACCTGAAAACATCGGACAACCGGCCCAATTGCATTGGACCGGCCTGTCCGGTTCTTTGTCACCGCGATTTCCGGCCAGCGGGCATCCGCCCTCTTGGAAATCGCTCAAGCGGAAAAGGGACAACCTTTGACCGAACCGTCTGCCACGTTTCTGTTGTTCGGCGCCACCGGCGATCTGGCCCACAGGATGATCTTTCCCTCGCTCTACAATCTGCTGGCCGATGGCCTGCTTCCGCAAGATTTCCTGATTATCGCTTCAGGCCGATCCGAATTCACCGACGAGCAATTCCGCGCCGATATCGACAAGGCCTTGCGAAAATTCCTCGCCGCCGAC
Proteins encoded:
- a CDS encoding acetyl-CoA C-acetyltransferase — translated: MEAYIYDAVRTPRGRGKADGSLHEITPIQLATQMLEAVRDRTEIDTADVDDVILGCVSPVGEQGADIARVAVLNADYAQTVPGVQVNRFCASGLEAVNMAAAKVYSGEAGLAIGGGVESMSRVPMASDGGAWAMDPAVAYKTYFAPQGIGADVIATKFGISRDDVDAYAVESQKRAKAAWDEKRFARSIVPVKDIIGQVVLDHDEHMRPDATMQSLAALKPSFTALGEDMPGFDTIALLRYPELEKVNHVHHAGNSSGIVDGAAAVLVGNREMGEKYGLKPRARIKAMASIGSEPLIMLTGPEFVAGKLLNRAGMSRSDIDLWELNEAFASVVLRYMQAMDLDHGKINVNGGAIAMGHPLGATGAMVLGTALDELERTGKGTALINLCVGAGMGTGIIIERV
- a CDS encoding 3-hydroxyacyl-CoA dehydrogenase NAD-binding domain-containing protein, which translates into the protein MQTINFDIDADGVATLTIDVPDQSMNVIGPDFLADLDAAITRISSEDAIKGAVIASGKDSGFMAGMDLKYFGSMLVSENGQKDNAHPSPAEIFDKVFVLNQLFRRLETCGKPVACAIEGTCVGGGFELALACHRRIVGDSPKTQLGLPEILIGLFPGGGGSQRLPRIMGVQASLMYMLQGKLFRPAEAAMMKVVDEVVPQGTAVAKAREWVKANPSASVQPWDQKGFKFPGGAGGFNPAFVQTMAGALPMTLKQTQRNMNAPIALLSAVYEGAFLPIDRAIRVESKYFAKVAADPQAANMIRSLFVNKQAAERGARRPKGEARAPTKKLAMLGAGMMGAGIATVAAQAGIEVVLFDRDQAYAEKGKAHVEDVLKKRLGRGMTPEKMAETLARVTPTTDYAALAGADFVIEAVFEDVAIKAEVTKKVEEVLGADKIFGSNTSTLPITKLAKAWSKPENFIGIHFFSPVEKMPLVEIILGKQTGPAAIAKALDFVSQIKKTPIVVNDSRGFYTSRCFGTYVQEGVEMVAEGINPALIENAGRQLGMPVGPLAVGDEVSIELGHKIVVAAQKELGDAYVAQPSDAVMAQMIELGRLGRKSAKGWYDYPEGGKKHLWPGLEEMFPRAAVQPDVEEVKERLLYRQLVECARCFEEGVLETPEDGDIGAIFGWGFAPYTGGPFSHMDTVGIGHVVAVLERLAATHGDRFAPTVQLQDMAASGATFYRPVSSRAAA
- the galE gene encoding UDP-glucose 4-epimerase GalE, giving the protein MSEKPTVLVTGGAGYIGSHAVLALRDAGYGVVVIDNLVTGFRWAVPDDVAFVQGDIADQPLVQQTLRDHGVKAVMHFAGSVVVPESVENPLKYYHNNSAKTRDLIESVVTVGVPHFIFSSTAATYGIPEESPVKETTPQRPINPYGMSKLMTEYMLRDVSAAHAMNFCALRYFNVAGADPAGRTGQSTAGATHLIKVAVEAALGKRSHVSVFGADFDTPDGTGVRDYIHVTDLAAAHVLALEALMAKPEQNYLLNCGYGRGFSVLEVLDAVDRVTNLKIDRRMEGRRAGDPDALISDNRAIMGEFPWKPQYADLDQIVTHALAWERKLTEIRGE
- a CDS encoding YbaK/EbsC family protein; the encoded protein is MSAESVRAFFSTHAPDVAIIDQGVSTATVNEAAEALGVVPARIAKTLSLRVGDEVALVVARGDARLHNGKAKAALGAKPRMLGLEEVEGLTGHPVGGVCPFGLAAPLPIYCDVSLRDFDTVFPAAGSRTTSVELTPERLAELTCARWIDICTLPEGN
- the pgl gene encoding 6-phosphogluconolactonase, whose amino-acid sequence is MPTEHLFVDGALAAADMARRIAMILGDAIAARGVATIALSGGRSPRPVLEALSDVALDWDKVIVTLVDERWVAPDHADSNERLVRETLLQGKAAAARFVPMKNDAADAYAGQAGCEAAFAALPWPLDIVLLGMGEDGHTASLFPAAKELAEGLSTEALTLAVTPPAAPHQRMSLSAKAILASRHVFLQIGGAAKKAVYDRALADGPVEELPIRVALCQHAVSVEVWISE
- a CDS encoding aminotransferase class I/II-fold pyridoxal phosphate-dependent enzyme, yielding MVANIDPFHAIAISREAHKLEAEGRSILHMEFGQPSTGAPSAAIAEAHAVLDSDPMGYWESPALKERIALHYRERYGVAVEAEQILLTCGASPGLVLALTSLFAPGARVATARPGYVAYRNTLKALYLEPLEVDCGPAERYQISAAALEALEPAPDGAIIASPANPTGTIIPAEEMARIAEVCRARGIRIVSDEIYHGLSYGEPARSMLEFAPDAVIVNSFSKYFSMAGWRLGWVVFPPELIDTARARMGNLFLTPPSLAQHAGLKAFDCIDELERHVATYRRNRELLLAALPALGLKEIAPPDGAFYIYADVGHLTNDSLSFCQKLLRETGVATAPGIDFDPVDGHRHIRFSFAVSTDRVEDAIARMIPWFDAQGAARD